Proteins found in one Magnetococcales bacterium genomic segment:
- a CDS encoding TMEM165/GDT1 family protein, whose protein sequence is MDSKLLLTVFTTVFLAELGDKTQLATLLFAADGKSSRWVVFLGASLALVATSALGVLAGGAIARFVSPETLKLVAGVGFIVIGVWTIWK, encoded by the coding sequence ATGGACAGCAAGCTCCTGTTGACCGTTTTTACCACCGTTTTCCTCGCGGAACTGGGCGACAAGACCCAACTGGCCACCCTGCTGTTCGCCGCCGACGGCAAAAGCAGCCGCTGGGTGGTCTTCCTCGGCGCCTCCCTGGCCCTGGTCGCCACATCCGCCTTAGGCGTCCTGGCCGGCGGAGCCATCGCCCGCTTCGTATCACCGGAAACATTGAAACTGGTGGCAGGGGTCGGGTTTATCGTGATCGGGGTGTGGACGATTTGGAAGTGA